A genomic window from Candidatus Bathyarchaeota archaeon includes:
- the amrB gene encoding AmmeMemoRadiSam system protein B has protein sequence MKLRYPAVAGSWYAGTPDGLNHQIQNLFTHKLGPGSLPLVMQDGPRIFVSLIVPHAGYMASGPVAAHAYYHLAFDGKPDVIVILGPNHTGLGSAISLMNEGAWRTPLGDVPIDTQIANEILQNSDVIDIDDRAHLREHSIEMQLPFLQYLYGSEFKFVPICFMMQDLDTSREVGKAVAAALKNKNGLVIASTDLSHYEPQSQAEKKDKLAIDAALEMNEEKYYRNVDLFGISTCGYGPTVAAITAAKKLGAKNSNLLCYGTSGDVLGDKSAVVGYTSISFSK, from the coding sequence TCATGGTATGCTGGTACTCCTGATGGTTTAAATCACCAAATCCAAAATCTTTTTACTCATAAACTTGGACCTGGAAGCCTTCCTTTAGTAATGCAGGATGGTCCCAGAATTTTTGTTAGTCTTATTGTTCCTCATGCAGGATACATGGCTTCTGGTCCTGTAGCTGCCCATGCATATTATCATCTTGCTTTTGATGGAAAACCTGATGTTATCGTGATTTTAGGTCCCAACCACACTGGACTTGGAAGCGCAATCTCTCTCATGAACGAAGGCGCCTGGCGAACACCCTTAGGGGATGTTCCAATTGACACTCAAATCGCCAATGAGATTTTACAAAATTCTGACGTCATAGATATAGACGACCGTGCCCACCTTCGCGAGCATTCTATTGAAATGCAGTTGCCTTTTCTTCAGTATCTTTATGGTTCTGAATTCAAGTTTGTTCCCATATGTTTTATGATGCAAGACCTCGATACCAGTCGTGAAGTTGGAAAAGCAGTTGCGGCTGCTTTGAAGAACAAAAACGGATTGGTTATTGCATCAACTGACCTGTCCCATTATGAACCTCAAAGTCAGGCAGAAAAAAAAGACAAACTAGCCATAGATGCTGCCCTTGAGATGAATGAAGAAAAATATTATCGTAATGTAGACTTGTTTGGAATTTCTACTTGTGGTTATGGTCCTACAGTTGCTGCGATAACTGCGGCAAAAAAGTTGGGTGCAAAAAATTCAAACTTGTTGTGCTATGGGACCAGCGGTGATGTTTTGGGGGACAAATCTGCTGTAGTGGGCTACACCTCGATTTCATTCAGTAAATAA